A window of Methanolobus sediminis contains these coding sequences:
- a CDS encoding PhoU domain-containing protein, whose translation METRKVQQTGGSTYIISLPKTWADKVGIQTGSRVTLQPQPDGKLVLDPIHDAPPVRKIQIDVSGLMGDALTRDMIAAYLAGSDIIEVKADRILAEQKNIIRSMCYKLIGPEIIEETAKKVVIQDLLNPDEISIKKSVRRMYLISNSMHIDAIKAIKTLDADLALDVDQRDDDVDRLFLLISKQFRAILRGARLPDAAETSIDEYHDLRMAAGPIERIADHARKIAKVTTALNEPIPDDIMEMIESTSELSRKVVEDAIDALYNSDVGLANQVIDRVARMSPMINKLNASILKIKSYGAVVALGTVVDSIDRTGDYGSNIAEIAINSAMSKNI comes from the coding sequence ATAGAAACCAGAAAAGTTCAGCAAACAGGTGGTTCCACATATATTATTTCTCTTCCAAAAACCTGGGCAGACAAAGTTGGCATACAAACAGGAAGTAGAGTCACTTTACAGCCCCAGCCAGATGGTAAACTGGTACTTGATCCTATACATGATGCTCCTCCGGTGAGGAAGATCCAGATAGATGTTAGCGGGCTTATGGGTGATGCCCTGACAAGGGATATGATAGCAGCTTATCTTGCAGGTTCTGACATTATTGAGGTAAAAGCAGACAGGATCCTGGCGGAACAGAAGAATATTATTCGCAGTATGTGTTACAAGCTTATTGGACCTGAGATCATAGAGGAAACTGCTAAAAAGGTGGTCATTCAGGATCTTCTGAACCCTGATGAAATATCCATAAAAAAGAGTGTAAGGAGAATGTATCTAATCTCTAATTCCATGCACATTGATGCAATAAAAGCCATCAAGACACTTGATGCGGATCTTGCACTTGATGTTGACCAGAGGGATGATGATGTTGACAGGCTATTTTTATTGATCTCAAAACAGTTCCGTGCAATATTACGTGGTGCAAGGCTTCCTGATGCGGCAGAGACCTCGATTGATGAATATCATGACCTCAGGATGGCAGCAGGTCCTATTGAGCGTATAGCAGATCACGCACGTAAGATCGCAAAGGTTACAACCGCCCTTAACGAACCAATTCCCGATGATATTATGGAAATGATAGAATCGACATCTGAGCTCTCCAGAAAGGTTGTAGAGGATGCAATAGATGCACTTTATAATTCTGATGTCGGGCTTGCAAACCAGGTTATTGACAGGGTTGCCCGCATGTCTCCTATGATCAACAAGTTAAATGCTTCTATTCTCAAGATAAAATCTTACGGAGCTGTAGTTGCCCTTGGTACAGTTGTTGACAGTATTGACAGAACAGGTGATTACGGCTCAAATATAGCTGAAATTGCTATAAACTCTGCAATGTCGAAGAACATATAA
- a CDS encoding UbiA family prenyltransferase, translating to MNSNCTIALPGLSVKKYEQKYSQPRINPSPTINLLKSSILVSFSGALRIHIAFLLLHIQSVFLNCLAGGLIIYAVYTLDRALDSEEDLANRPELKGASKKTALIISLICFLIGAAILTVNGLTFFAFLPLVTGYLYSKGAKIGKFNLKLKGGLGMKNIVVGTTWGAFIAGIAGIYATDMFAPVIVFLYFGLKLFVNSAIYDFKDIKGDTLAGIKTLPVVLGQEKAKIMLFSLHTLSHIILLTSIITGTLAFEPVILAYSFIIGLLYIKNFAEPVEVETKNRLARRLFMIDGESTTIVGLRTIASGLLA from the coding sequence ATGAACTCGAACTGCACAATAGCTCTCCCGGGTCTTTCAGTAAAGAAATACGAACAAAAGTACAGCCAGCCACGCATTAATCCATCTCCTACTATCAATCTTCTCAAAAGTTCCATACTGGTCTCATTTTCAGGTGCATTAAGAATACATATTGCATTCCTGTTGCTCCATATACAGTCTGTCTTTTTGAATTGCCTTGCAGGAGGACTGATCATTTACGCAGTCTACACTTTAGACAGGGCATTGGATTCTGAAGAAGATCTGGCCAACAGGCCTGAATTGAAGGGAGCTTCGAAGAAGACTGCCCTGATAATTTCGCTCATCTGCTTTTTGATCGGAGCTGCAATCCTTACGGTAAATGGTCTTACATTCTTCGCTTTTCTCCCTCTTGTCACAGGTTATCTTTACAGTAAAGGTGCCAAAATCGGTAAATTCAATCTCAAGCTAAAAGGCGGACTTGGAATGAAGAATATTGTTGTCGGCACAACATGGGGAGCATTCATAGCAGGCATTGCCGGCATCTATGCAACCGATATGTTTGCACCTGTAATAGTTTTCCTTTATTTTGGCCTCAAGCTCTTTGTTAATTCCGCCATATATGATTTCAAGGACATAAAAGGCGACACTCTGGCAGGAATTAAAACACTACCAGTAGTACTCGGACAGGAAAAAGCTAAGATAATGTTATTCAGCTTGCATACACTATCCCACATAATACTATTAACGTCCATAATTACAGGAACACTGGCGTTTGAACCTGTAATACTTGCTTACAGTTTCATTATCGGACTGCTGTACATTAAGAACTTTGCAGAGCCTGTGGAGGTTGAAACGAAGAACAGACTTGCCAGAAGGCTGTTCATGATAGATGGTGAGTCAACCACCATAGTCGGACTCAGGACAATTGCAAGCGGACTACTAGCCTGA
- a CDS encoding helix-turn-helix transcriptional regulator, whose product MKSKGLLSILTFSEKRKDILFLLEEKSCTLSDIKDYFNVSSPEISPRIKEMLEHNLIEKTEKGYQITPIGKAIIHHFRPFLDIIETIEKNESFWVEHYLGDIPQHLLNDLIALKECNVVSGSIENIYESHKIFVENLLKSTTIKGVSSIFIPTYPDFVVELAKKDVPTSLILTENVFQKVRDEHREKLKFYLDAPKTELHVIDDVKLAFVVTDVFFSMSLFFNPDTYDPRDDIVGYDQAALKWGSDLFDYYQGKSRKVTSI is encoded by the coding sequence TTGAAGTCTAAGGGGCTTTTAAGTATACTGACATTTTCGGAAAAAAGGAAGGACATACTATTCCTGCTTGAAGAAAAATCATGTACATTATCCGATATCAAAGATTATTTTAACGTATCCTCTCCGGAAATTTCCCCACGAATTAAAGAAATGCTGGAACACAACCTGATTGAAAAAACAGAAAAAGGCTATCAGATTACCCCTATTGGAAAAGCTATAATCCACCATTTCAGACCTTTTCTGGATATTATTGAAACAATAGAGAAAAATGAATCTTTCTGGGTAGAACATTATCTGGGTGATATACCCCAGCATTTGCTCAACGATCTCATAGCTTTGAAAGAATGCAATGTCGTGTCAGGTAGCATAGAGAATATCTACGAATCCCACAAAATATTTGTGGAAAATCTTCTCAAATCGACAACTATCAAAGGAGTATCCTCAATATTCATACCAACATATCCTGATTTTGTAGTGGAACTTGCCAAAAAGGATGTACCGACCTCCTTGATATTGACTGAAAATGTGTTTCAAAAGGTGAGGGATGAGCACCGTGAAAAACTGAAGTTCTATTTGGATGCTCCAAAAACCGAGCTTCATGTAATAGATGATGTAAAGCTTGCTTTCGTAGTTACTGATGTATTCTTCTCCATGTCCTTGTTCTTCAATCCTGACACCTATGACCCGAGGGATGATATTGTAGGGTATGACCAGGCTGCATTAAAATGGGGAAGTGACCTTTTCGATTATTACCAGGGTAAATCCCGCAAGGTCACATCTATTTGA
- the purH gene encoding bifunctional phosphoribosylaminoimidazolecarboxamide formyltransferase/IMP cyclohydrolase, producing MVKRALLSVSDKTGIVDFARGLEKLDIQIISTGGTARILRDSGIEVMDVSDVTGFPEMMGGRVKTLHPRIHGGILSIRDDHDHMGEAQKAEVEMIDLVVVNLYPFEITVSKEGVLLDEAIENIDIGGPAMLRSAAKNYRYVSVVCDPDDYGHVLKEIRSTGVVSQKTREVLAVKAFRHTADYDATIDTYLSKELLGEEVLRLSYKDGVTLRYGENWHQAAKFYKEDGITGPSLANAKQLHGKELSYNNYIDADNALQTVKELSCSNAAVAIVKHNNPCGLATGNTLLQALGAAWDGDPISAYGSIICTNTVFSLQAAEFLNGKFVEIILAPGFEPDALEYLKNKSANLRLLELPEMNEPFEVENTYKFVIGGILEQSRNVGIYDKWDCVTETPYPEDLRAVSEFAMHACKCVKSNAVTLAFEYTDGCYMMLSMGAGQPNRVDSIRKLAATKARENLKVMYDREITDMSYEDYCNDVFAKCVMASDAFFPFDDSVVHAEENGIMYILSPGGSIRDQEVIDTANRLGVSLVFTGMRHFLH from the coding sequence TTGGTAAAAAGAGCACTGCTCAGCGTTTCTGATAAAACCGGAATTGTAGATTTTGCTCGTGGACTCGAAAAACTGGATATACAGATCATCTCTACCGGCGGAACTGCCCGTATACTTCGTGACTCAGGTATTGAGGTCATGGACGTTTCAGACGTCACGGGCTTCCCTGAAATGATGGGCGGCAGGGTTAAGACTCTCCATCCAAGGATCCATGGTGGAATTCTCAGTATAAGAGATGACCATGACCATATGGGAGAGGCCCAGAAAGCAGAAGTAGAAATGATAGACCTTGTAGTAGTCAACCTTTATCCTTTTGAGATCACAGTTTCAAAAGAAGGCGTATTGCTTGATGAAGCTATTGAAAATATCGACATTGGCGGACCTGCGATGCTCAGGTCGGCAGCTAAGAATTATCGTTATGTAAGTGTTGTATGCGACCCTGATGATTATGGTCATGTTCTAAAAGAGATCCGTTCCACAGGCGTCGTGTCCCAGAAGACAAGAGAAGTGCTTGCTGTAAAGGCTTTCAGGCACACAGCCGATTACGATGCCACCATAGACACATATCTTAGTAAGGAACTTCTTGGTGAAGAAGTACTGCGCCTCAGTTACAAGGACGGAGTTACCCTCAGATATGGAGAGAACTGGCACCAGGCTGCTAAGTTCTATAAAGAGGATGGCATAACCGGCCCTTCACTTGCCAATGCAAAGCAGCTTCATGGAAAAGAACTTTCCTATAACAATTATATTGATGCTGACAATGCCCTCCAGACCGTTAAGGAATTATCCTGTTCCAATGCGGCAGTGGCAATTGTAAAGCACAACAATCCATGTGGTCTTGCAACCGGCAACACACTTTTGCAGGCGCTCGGCGCAGCATGGGACGGCGATCCAATATCCGCATACGGAAGCATAATCTGCACCAATACTGTTTTTAGTCTTCAGGCAGCAGAATTCCTCAATGGTAAATTTGTTGAAATAATCCTTGCTCCTGGATTTGAGCCGGATGCTCTTGAATATCTTAAGAACAAGAGTGCAAATCTCCGTTTGCTTGAATTGCCTGAAATGAACGAACCATTTGAGGTTGAGAATACCTATAAGTTCGTTATCGGCGGCATACTGGAACAGTCCCGCAATGTAGGTATCTATGACAAATGGGACTGCGTAACTGAAACTCCATATCCTGAAGACCTTCGCGCAGTTTCTGAGTTTGCCATGCATGCATGCAAATGTGTGAAATCAAATGCAGTTACTCTTGCGTTTGAGTATACCGATGGCTGCTACATGATGCTCTCAATGGGTGCAGGACAGCCAAACAGGGTAGATTCCATCAGGAAACTTGCTGCAACAAAGGCACGTGAAAATCTTAAGGTGATGTATGACCGTGAGATTACTGACATGTCATACGAGGATTACTGCAATGATGTATTCGCAAAATGTGTAATGGCATCTGATGCATTTTTCCCATTCGATGACAGTGTTGTGCATGCAGAAGAAAATGGTATAATGTATATTCTTTCACCCGGAGGTTCCATCAGGGATCAGGAAGTCATTGATACGGCTAACAGATTGGGCGTATCATTGGTATTCACCGGAATGAGACACTTCTTACATTGA
- a CDS encoding phosphoadenosine phosphosulfate reductase domain-containing protein, with protein sequence MSKPLYLGELLLYWCPSCNVPVLGKECSCGAKTKQVTITPPGDIRPAFPYEIELINKISVEQFNAPLITDQRTVVLNKSPYDDRMEEVIVDGEVIGSIRFELEQLKWTLLLRMNGARRIFGNVDYKTLSNWVMIDAGAEKFILGGSSVLAPGIKDADPSILEAEEVVVLTHEGKVLGVGRTRMTGEKMLERGKGVGVKVRFKEDPANITLTVPEGGQTWDDVVKANENYMNDFIERSHKFIKNVSSSVDRPVTVSYSGGKDSLAVLHLVSECLDEYDLLFSDTGIEFPETVKNVHDVAEAYGKPLNMLDSGNAFWDSVDSFGPPSVEVRWCCKVCKLGPITQIINDNYDNGCLTFIGQRKYESDTRAKSERVWKNPWVGNQVAAAPIQNWTAMHVWLYIFKNDLLYNPLYAEGFDRIGCWLCPSCSVADLYRLRETHPEMEKKLNDYLLSYAERMGLSEDWVKHGFWRWKDLPAPLKEIAKKKGINLIPQSKNEYSLNFAVTTGYRPCKQGGISAEGGFDGSVDINRLELTGMLEAVGNTSYMEGVAMVTEDEDRAQVFASGSVTARSDSDKSARRLMRRVELSVRRALLCSGCGVCVGKCPEGAVKIKKGLAIINDRCTHCGQCISVCPVVKFNS encoded by the coding sequence ATGTCCAAACCTCTTTACCTCGGCGAACTGCTCCTTTACTGGTGCCCTTCATGTAACGTTCCTGTACTTGGAAAAGAATGCTCCTGCGGGGCAAAGACCAAACAGGTAACTATCACTCCTCCAGGAGACATCAGACCTGCTTTTCCGTATGAAATTGAGCTTATCAATAAGATTTCTGTTGAACAGTTCAATGCACCGCTTATCACAGACCAGCGCACAGTAGTACTTAACAAATCTCCCTATGACGACCGCATGGAAGAGGTTATTGTAGACGGTGAGGTCATAGGCAGCATACGTTTTGAGCTTGAGCAGCTTAAATGGACCCTTCTTCTGAGGATGAATGGTGCAAGGCGCATATTTGGTAATGTGGATTATAAAACCCTGAGTAACTGGGTTATGATAGACGCAGGTGCTGAGAAGTTCATATTGGGTGGTTCCAGTGTGCTTGCTCCTGGTATAAAGGATGCTGACCCATCCATATTGGAAGCTGAAGAGGTAGTTGTTCTTACACATGAAGGAAAAGTCCTTGGTGTAGGCCGCACCCGCATGACCGGGGAAAAGATGCTCGAAAGAGGAAAGGGCGTTGGAGTAAAAGTGAGGTTCAAGGAAGATCCTGCTAATATTACACTTACAGTTCCTGAGGGTGGACAGACCTGGGACGATGTTGTAAAAGCTAATGAGAACTACATGAATGATTTCATTGAACGTTCCCACAAATTCATTAAAAATGTATCTTCATCAGTAGACCGTCCGGTCACAGTATCTTATTCAGGAGGAAAGGACAGTCTTGCGGTTCTGCATCTTGTAAGTGAGTGCCTTGATGAGTACGACCTTCTGTTTTCAGACACAGGCATTGAGTTCCCGGAAACCGTAAAGAATGTGCATGATGTCGCAGAAGCTTATGGTAAACCTTTGAATATGCTGGACTCTGGAAATGCTTTCTGGGATTCTGTTGACAGTTTCGGTCCTCCAAGTGTTGAGGTCCGCTGGTGCTGTAAGGTCTGTAAACTTGGGCCGATAACCCAGATCATCAATGATAATTACGATAACGGTTGTCTCACTTTCATCGGACAAAGAAAGTATGAATCAGACACCAGGGCAAAGAGCGAACGTGTATGGAAGAATCCATGGGTAGGTAACCAGGTAGCAGCCGCTCCCATACAGAACTGGACTGCAATGCATGTCTGGCTTTACATTTTCAAAAATGATCTGCTTTACAACCCGCTTTACGCTGAAGGTTTTGACAGAATCGGGTGCTGGCTATGTCCATCATGTTCCGTTGCAGACCTTTACAGACTCAGGGAAACCCATCCTGAAATGGAGAAAAAGCTCAACGATTACCTGCTTTCCTATGCAGAACGCATGGGTCTTTCTGAGGACTGGGTTAAGCACGGTTTCTGGAGATGGAAGGACCTGCCTGCTCCGTTGAAAGAGATTGCAAAGAAAAAGGGAATCAATCTTATTCCACAGAGTAAGAATGAGTACAGTCTCAATTTTGCTGTGACAACTGGTTATCGTCCATGCAAGCAGGGTGGAATATCCGCAGAAGGCGGCTTTGATGGTTCTGTTGACATTAACAGGCTGGAACTCACTGGAATGCTGGAAGCAGTTGGAAACACCTCCTACATGGAAGGTGTTGCGATGGTAACTGAAGATGAAGACCGTGCCCAGGTGTTTGCTTCAGGTAGCGTAACTGCCAGAAGTGATTCTGACAAGTCTGCGCGCAGGCTCATGAGAAGGGTTGAACTTTCTGTCAGAAGGGCTCTTCTTTGCAGTGGCTGCGGGGTCTGTGTTGGTAAATGTCCAGAAGGTGCCGTAAAAATAAAAAAGGGACTTGCTATCATTAATGACAGATGTACACACTGTGGTCAGTGCATAAGTGTTTGTCCTGTTGTCAAATTCAATTCCTGA
- a CDS encoding CRISPR-associated protein Cas4, whose amino-acid sequence MSELSMYFSCARKLYYSCRGHEQFHSSSLSYIEHLVLKEMAMTYSDMLKSSSSKDDVLSVDFDSLLLQTMDDLSIIYPDEMAGVTAEEISELAETVRSYLAEIQQNLTEQIEDTEISEISIIADLISSSDNEPYLHSEKLNVTGVPYRLLNMNDSFVPVMIKTSKAPENGVWNNDRLHITSLAMLAEETHGIPVKSGLVIYAKSGHFRKANIHSNDRRQVLKAISRARQIKDGKMPDKNESALCSSCEFSEMCNVKASLASKFF is encoded by the coding sequence GTGTCCGAATTATCCATGTATTTTTCCTGTGCAAGGAAATTATATTATTCATGCCGCGGCCACGAGCAGTTCCATTCTTCCTCTCTAAGCTATATAGAGCACCTTGTATTAAAGGAAATGGCTATGACGTATTCTGATATGTTGAAGAGCTCTTCGTCAAAAGACGATGTGTTATCTGTAGACTTTGATTCCCTGCTTTTGCAGACAATGGATGATTTGAGTATTATCTATCCTGACGAGATGGCAGGTGTTACGGCAGAAGAAATTAGTGAACTTGCAGAAACTGTCCGTTCTTATCTGGCAGAGATTCAGCAGAATCTTACTGAGCAGATTGAAGACACGGAAATATCCGAAATATCCATAATTGCAGACCTGATATCCTCATCTGATAATGAACCATATCTCCATTCTGAAAAACTGAATGTGACAGGCGTTCCTTACAGACTTCTCAACATGAATGATTCGTTTGTTCCCGTGATGATAAAAACATCCAAAGCGCCTGAAAATGGTGTCTGGAACAATGACCGGCTGCATATTACTTCTCTTGCTATGCTTGCGGAAGAAACCCACGGAATTCCTGTAAAATCCGGTCTTGTTATATATGCAAAGTCGGGTCATTTCAGAAAGGCCAATATTCATTCAAATGACCGCAGGCAGGTCTTAAAAGCAATCAGCCGTGCAAGGCAGATCAAGGATGGCAAGATGCCGGATAAAAATGAGAGTGCACTGTGCTCCAGTTGTGAATTTTCAGAGATGTGCAATGTGAAAGCCTCGCTTGCTTCAAAGTTCTTCTGA
- a CDS encoding helix-turn-helix domain-containing protein, producing MSEDESHDMVRQRLAEKMAGEITLSEKPGEALKKWRLNFEIAQTDLSGYLSVSPSVISDYESGRRKSPGTLIVSRIVDALLEIDSQRGGQKIHAYEGILFADKKSKAIYATYEYTFPMQVAKLANIIEADIVNKGIEKPLYGFTVVDSKKAILELSSHEFQKLYGWSTERAMIFTKVTTGKSPMVAIRVTNLKPGAVVMHGLRGNEVHLMAKKMAEIDRIPLLATTMDIDEMVEALKKYSEYHVIE from the coding sequence ATGAGTGAAGACGAATCGCATGATATGGTTCGCCAGCGTCTTGCAGAAAAGATGGCAGGCGAGATAACGCTGTCTGAGAAGCCTGGCGAAGCCCTGAAAAAATGGCGATTGAACTTCGAGATCGCACAGACCGACCTTTCGGGTTATCTGAGTGTCTCACCTTCGGTCATCAGCGACTATGAGAGCGGCAGGAGAAAATCTCCGGGTACGCTAATTGTGAGCAGAATAGTCGATGCGCTCCTTGAGATTGATTCACAGAGGGGAGGACAGAAAATTCATGCTTATGAGGGGATACTTTTCGCAGACAAGAAGTCTAAGGCCATTTACGCCACCTACGAATACACATTTCCCATGCAGGTTGCAAAACTTGCCAATATCATTGAGGCAGACATCGTTAACAAAGGAATAGAGAAACCGCTTTACGGTTTTACTGTTGTCGACAGTAAAAAGGCTATTCTTGAACTTTCATCCCATGAGTTCCAGAAACTCTACGGATGGAGTACTGAACGTGCAATGATATTCACCAAGGTCACGACTGGAAAATCACCAATGGTCGCCATAAGGGTTACAAACCTTAAACCCGGGGCTGTTGTAATGCATGGCCTGCGAGGAAATGAAGTACATCTGATGGCTAAAAAAATGGCTGAGATTGACAGGATTCCCCTTCTCGCAACGACAATGGATATTGACGAAATGGTAGAAGCGCTGAAGAAATACAGCGAATACCATGTAATCGAGTAA
- a CDS encoding hydroxymethylglutaryl-CoA synthase, with product MSVGIVSYGAYVPKYRIKVEDIARVWGDDAEILKSGLMVNEKAVPDVDEDAATIAVEAARAAVNRSDIDAQRIGAVYTGSESHPYAVKPTSTIVAEATGATPVLTAADFEFACKAGTAAVQACMGLVSSGMIDLGLAIGADVAQGAPGDALEYTAAAGGVAYVIGNKESELVAIIEDTYSFTTDTPDFWRREGMPYPEHGGRFTGEPGYFKHVTNAAKGLLNKLGTKPEDYDYAVFHQPNGKFPSRAAKMLGFSKEQIKPGLVVPRLGNTYSGSCMMGIAATLDQAKPGDRIFATAFGSGAGGDAFSITVTDKIDEIRDNAPKVEELLADPIYVDYATYARHKGKIKIA from the coding sequence ATGAGTGTAGGGATAGTCTCATATGGTGCCTATGTACCAAAATATAGAATTAAAGTGGAAGACATCGCCCGCGTATGGGGAGACGATGCAGAGATTCTCAAGTCAGGACTGATGGTCAATGAGAAAGCAGTTCCTGATGTTGATGAAGATGCAGCGACTATTGCAGTGGAGGCTGCAAGGGCTGCAGTAAACAGGTCAGACATAGATGCGCAGAGAATAGGTGCAGTATACACCGGTTCTGAAAGCCACCCTTATGCCGTAAAACCTACCAGTACTATTGTAGCAGAAGCAACTGGAGCAACTCCGGTGTTGACTGCAGCTGATTTTGAATTTGCCTGTAAGGCAGGAACCGCAGCGGTTCAGGCATGTATGGGTCTGGTAAGCTCAGGTATGATCGACCTTGGACTTGCTATCGGTGCCGATGTGGCACAGGGTGCACCGGGAGATGCACTTGAATATACTGCCGCAGCAGGTGGTGTAGCATATGTCATCGGTAACAAGGAATCTGAACTTGTGGCAATTATCGAAGACACATATTCATTTACAACTGATACACCTGACTTCTGGAGACGTGAAGGAATGCCATATCCTGAACACGGTGGAAGATTCACAGGAGAGCCAGGATACTTCAAGCACGTAACAAACGCTGCAAAGGGACTTCTGAACAAACTTGGCACAAAACCTGAAGATTACGATTATGCAGTATTCCACCAGCCAAACGGAAAGTTCCCAAGCCGTGCAGCCAAGATGCTTGGATTCAGCAAGGAACAGATTAAACCTGGGCTTGTAGTTCCAAGACTTGGAAACACATACTCAGGTTCATGTATGATGGGAATTGCAGCAACACTTGACCAGGCAAAACCGGGAGACCGTATCTTTGCAACCGCATTCGGTTCAGGTGCCGGTGGAGATGCTTTCAGCATAACAGTCACCGACAAGATAGATGAGATACGTGACAATGCACCGAAAGTCGAAGAGCTTCTTGCAGACCCGATCTATGTAGACTACGCAACGTACGCCAGGCATAAGGGTAAGATAAAGATAGCATGA
- a CDS encoding thiolase domain-containing protein, with protein sequence MRDVAIIGVKNTKFGELWDRSFRDVVVEAGVGAVSDAGVVGEKIDAMFVGNMSGGQFVEQEHIGALIADYSGLAKDIHVPSTRVEAACASGGLALRQGIYAVASGMDDIVIAAGAEKMTDVPSAKASSALAAAADREWEGIMGATFPGLYAMIARMHMHKYGTTSEQLAQVAVKNHQNGQHNPIAQYKTPITVDSVLKSIMVADPLHIFDCSPITDGASAVVLAPADIAHEYTDTPIYVKATAQASDTIALHDRRDITTLDASVAAGKRAYEMAGLQPKDIDLVEVHDCFTIAEICAIEDLGFAKKGEGGIVTQNGETAIGGRIPVNTSGGLKSCGHPVGATGVKQAVEIVEQLRGEAGKRQVDGAEIGMTHNVGGSGATAVVHIFSRNR encoded by the coding sequence ATGAGAGATGTAGCAATCATAGGTGTTAAAAACACAAAATTCGGTGAATTGTGGGACCGCTCTTTCAGAGATGTTGTAGTTGAAGCCGGTGTAGGTGCTGTAAGTGATGCCGGTGTTGTAGGCGAGAAGATCGATGCAATGTTTGTCGGTAACATGAGCGGTGGACAGTTCGTAGAACAGGAACACATCGGTGCTCTAATTGCTGATTATTCAGGCCTTGCAAAGGATATTCATGTACCTTCAACCCGTGTTGAAGCTGCCTGTGCTTCAGGCGGACTTGCACTCAGGCAGGGAATTTATGCCGTAGCTTCAGGAATGGATGACATTGTTATCGCAGCCGGAGCCGAGAAGATGACAGATGTACCTTCTGCAAAGGCATCATCAGCCCTTGCAGCAGCAGCTGACAGGGAATGGGAAGGTATCATGGGTGCAACATTCCCGGGACTTTATGCAATGATCGCAAGGATGCACATGCATAAGTACGGAACCACAAGCGAACAGCTTGCACAGGTTGCTGTGAAGAACCACCAGAACGGTCAGCACAATCCTATAGCTCAGTACAAGACACCAATTACCGTTGATTCAGTACTGAAATCCATTATGGTAGCAGACCCATTACACATATTCGACTGCTCACCGATCACAGATGGTGCATCTGCTGTTGTGCTTGCACCCGCAGATATTGCACATGAGTACACAGACACTCCAATTTACGTAAAGGCAACTGCACAGGCATCAGACACCATTGCACTGCACGACCGCAGGGACATTACGACCCTTGATGCCAGTGTTGCAGCAGGAAAGAGAGCCTATGAAATGGCAGGCCTGCAGCCAAAGGACATTGACCTTGTAGAAGTCCATGACTGTTTCACAATTGCTGAAATATGTGCAATTGAAGACCTTGGCTTTGCTAAGAAAGGTGAAGGTGGAATTGTAACGCAGAACGGTGAGACTGCAATTGGCGGAAGGATACCTGTTAACACATCAGGTGGACTCAAATCATGCGGACACCCTGTCGGAGCTACCGGTGTAAAGCAGGCTGTTGAGATAGTCGAACAGCTTCGCGGAGAGGCTGGAAAGCGACAGGTTGACGGAGCAGAAATTGGAAT